One part of the Vogesella sp. LIG4 genome encodes these proteins:
- a CDS encoding DUF2059 domain-containing protein: MFAIRSMKTVVAVLALSLPLLAHADAAQDAAAKELAQQIGLGNVLNDLALRTTSSAGPLLQEYFAKNKVNLTPEQQKKAQDGFKGYMDGVHKAAVDYFASAPVKKQFEQEVAKGYSAQFSAAELQQIVAFYKTPAGQKLVKLQPAVVDGIIKNMLAGGEKTLLPKMRALAETYGKSITK; this comes from the coding sequence ATGTTTGCCATTCGTTCGATGAAGACAGTTGTTGCCGTACTGGCACTGAGCCTGCCGCTGCTGGCCCACGCCGATGCCGCCCAGGATGCCGCCGCCAAGGAACTGGCGCAGCAGATAGGGCTGGGTAATGTGCTTAACGACCTGGCACTGCGCACCACCAGTTCCGCCGGCCCGCTGCTGCAGGAATACTTTGCCAAGAACAAGGTCAACCTGACGCCAGAGCAGCAGAAAAAGGCCCAGGATGGCTTCAAGGGCTATATGGATGGCGTGCACAAGGCGGCAGTGGATTACTTTGCCTCCGCACCGGTGAAGAAGCAGTTCGAGCAGGAAGTGGCCAAGGGCTACAGCGCGCAGTTCTCTGCTGCCGAACTGCAGCAGATCGTGGCCTTCTACAAGACGCCGGCCGGGCAGAAGCTGGTCAAGCTGCAGCCGGCGGTGGTGGATGGCATCATCAAGAACATGCTGGCTGGCGGCGAGAAAACGCTGCTGCCCAAGATGCGCGCACTCGCCGAGACCTACGGCAAGAGCATCACCAAGTAA
- a CDS encoding trimeric intracellular cation channel family protein gives MDPVWRFLLDFDGYAAIGTVAFAISGYLLGVRKHLDLLGIVIVTLLTAIGGGIIRDMLVGRMPQVFLNNTNLVIIALSMLFALAARLHKRENEVLTRLFIIADSIGLVAFSLAGAKLGVEYHLNAFGVILLGFVTAVGGGIVRDMMVNDVPFILHKDFYGTVSILAAAVLYGLSELGWDHLVAVQLVFAGGVALRLLAHWSELALPKIAGRRKG, from the coding sequence ATGGATCCCGTCTGGCGTTTCCTGCTGGATTTCGACGGCTATGCCGCCATCGGCACCGTGGCATTCGCCATTTCCGGTTACCTGCTGGGGGTGCGCAAGCATCTCGACCTGCTGGGCATCGTCATTGTCACGCTGCTTACCGCCATCGGCGGCGGCATCATCCGCGACATGCTGGTTGGCCGCATGCCGCAGGTGTTCCTGAACAATACCAACCTGGTGATCATCGCGCTGAGCATGCTGTTCGCGCTGGCCGCGCGCCTGCACAAGCGCGAAAATGAAGTGCTGACCCGGCTGTTCATCATTGCCGACTCCATCGGCCTGGTGGCGTTCAGTCTGGCCGGCGCCAAGCTGGGGGTGGAATACCACCTCAACGCCTTTGGCGTGATCCTGCTGGGTTTTGTTACCGCGGTGGGCGGCGGCATCGTGCGCGACATGATGGTGAACGATGTGCCCTTCATCCTGCACAAGGACTTCTACGGCACGGTGTCCATCTTGGCGGCCGCGGTGCTGTACGGCCTGTCGGAGCTGGGCTGGGATCACCTGGTTGCCGTACAGCTGGTATTTGCCGGCGGCGTGGCGCTGCGCCTGCTGGCGCACTGGAGCGAACTGGCGCTGCCCAAGATCGCCGGGCGCAGAAAGGGTTGA
- a CDS encoding nucleoid-associated protein yields MQISEARVERLVIHRVGNPSRGEPLQLSGKAIGVDEAVSALILEGYLKGIVSDKKKFQFVHETDLNLNELYHYSRRFFRGEVDLLEVSGQIAKHLYARSQHPNIAAGDLLIILFSGLGEADAPQRALGIFKAEIQEDFLTIIESGEVFDISHASGINPRLIDKGALVLESGPQLYAVDRLGHEAKFWVDDFLRALRVPDSSSTSKLVAEVIEQVAEEIADPAEQLRFRDEVLTHCKSEPEVSPRDMADMAERYVPANEVNRLFDNAAESYGFSLESEAPLPAQGVAKRLEKFWSKVGVGHGVSLLLPSDLSLQNVQSVKGDNGELTLTLHLLQREE; encoded by the coding sequence ATGCAAATCAGCGAAGCCAGAGTAGAACGACTGGTCATCCACCGTGTGGGCAACCCCAGCCGCGGCGAACCCTTGCAGTTGTCCGGCAAGGCCATCGGCGTGGACGAGGCGGTGTCGGCGCTGATTCTGGAGGGCTACCTGAAGGGCATCGTGTCGGACAAGAAGAAGTTCCAGTTCGTGCACGAGACCGATCTCAACCTCAATGAGCTGTACCACTACAGCCGCCGCTTCTTCCGTGGCGAGGTGGATCTGCTGGAGGTGTCGGGGCAGATTGCCAAGCACCTGTACGCACGCTCGCAGCACCCCAATATCGCTGCCGGCGACCTGCTGATCATCCTGTTCTCCGGCCTCGGCGAAGCCGATGCACCGCAGCGCGCGCTGGGCATCTTCAAGGCCGAGATCCAGGAGGACTTCCTCACCATCATCGAAAGCGGCGAGGTGTTCGACATCAGCCACGCCTCCGGCATCAACCCGCGCCTGATCGACAAGGGCGCGCTGGTGCTGGAAAGCGGCCCGCAGCTGTACGCGGTGGACCGCCTGGGCCACGAGGCCAAGTTCTGGGTGGACGACTTCCTGCGCGCGCTGCGCGTGCCGGACAGCAGCTCCACCAGCAAGCTGGTGGCCGAGGTGATCGAGCAGGTGGCGGAGGAGATTGCCGACCCGGCCGAGCAGCTGCGCTTCCGCGACGAGGTGCTGACGCACTGCAAGAGCGAGCCGGAGGTATCGCCGCGCGATATGGCCGACATGGCCGAGCGCTACGTGCCGGCGAATGAAGTGAACCGGCTGTTCGACAACGCGGCGGAAAGCTACGGCTTTTCGCTGGAAAGCGAGGCGCCGCTGCCGGCGCAGGGCGTGGCCAAGCGGCTGGAGAAATTCTGGAGCAAGGTGGGGGTGGGGCATGGTGTCAGCCTGCTGCTGCCGTCCGACCTCAGTCTGCAGAACGTGCAGAGCGTGAAGGGCGACAATGGCGAATTGACGCTGACCCTGCACCTGCTGCAGCGCGAAGAATAA
- a CDS encoding ABC transporter transmembrane domain-containing protein — protein sequence MKRSFLLQRLTPLSGLLPFMRPYRGRFVLAALALLMAAGATLLLPVAFRYLIDHAFARREAVDGYFLALFAVAAVLALFTALRFYLVSWLGERVTADMRSAVYRHVIAMSPEYFETLQTGEVLSRLTTDTTLVQTVVGTSLSMGLRNVLLMLGGLVMLAVTSPSLTGYILITLMVVVLPIMIYGRRVRALSRASQDRIADSSALAGETLNAVQTVQAFAQEDYERERFGASVTRGFDTALARVRARSQLTAIVILLVFGAIVFVLWLGAHAVLAGQMSSGQLAQFILYAVVTAGSIGAVAEVWGDLQRAAGATERLLALLAQRSPVLPPARPQPLPATGEGIRLQDVGFAYPSRPGMPSLDGVSLWVKPGEQVALVGPSGAGKSTLFQLLLRFYDPQVGRISINGAAVAQLDPAELRRHVGIVLQDTVIFAASALENIRYGRTEATDAEVIAAAQAAAAHDFIEKLPQGYHSFLGERGVRLSGGQRQRIAIARAILKNPPILLLDEATSALDAESEQLVQAALERAAANRTTLVIAHRLATVKQADRIVVLDAGRIVAEGRHEELLARSPLYARLAALQFGAAGNHAANLVAEAAGGDNPASSK from the coding sequence GTGAAACGATCCTTCCTGTTGCAGCGGCTGACGCCGCTATCCGGCCTGCTGCCGTTCATGCGCCCCTACCGCGGGCGCTTCGTGCTGGCGGCACTGGCACTGCTGATGGCTGCCGGTGCCACGCTGCTGCTGCCGGTGGCGTTCCGCTACCTGATCGACCACGCCTTTGCCCGCCGCGAGGCGGTGGACGGCTACTTTCTGGCGCTGTTCGCGGTGGCGGCGGTGCTGGCGCTGTTCACCGCGCTGCGCTTTTACCTGGTGTCGTGGCTGGGCGAGCGCGTCACCGCCGACATGCGCAGCGCGGTGTACCGCCACGTCATCGCCATGAGCCCGGAATACTTCGAGACGCTGCAGACCGGCGAGGTGCTGTCGCGGCTCACCACCGACACCACCCTGGTGCAGACGGTGGTGGGCACCAGCCTGTCCATGGGCCTGCGTAACGTACTGCTGATGCTGGGCGGCCTGGTGATGCTGGCAGTGACCAGCCCCAGCCTCACCGGCTACATCCTGATCACCCTGATGGTGGTGGTGCTGCCGATCATGATCTACGGCCGCCGCGTGCGTGCGCTGTCGCGCGCCAGCCAGGACCGCATCGCCGATTCCAGCGCGCTGGCTGGCGAGACGCTGAACGCGGTGCAGACGGTGCAGGCCTTCGCGCAGGAGGACTACGAGCGGGAGCGCTTCGGTGCCTCGGTGACGCGCGGTTTCGATACCGCGCTGGCGCGCGTGCGTGCCCGCAGCCAGCTCACCGCCATCGTCATCCTGCTGGTGTTCGGCGCCATCGTGTTCGTGCTGTGGCTGGGCGCGCACGCGGTGCTGGCCGGGCAGATGAGCAGCGGCCAGCTGGCACAGTTCATCCTCTACGCGGTGGTGACCGCCGGCTCGATAGGCGCGGTGGCCGAGGTATGGGGCGATCTGCAGCGCGCCGCCGGCGCCACCGAGCGGCTGCTGGCGCTGCTGGCGCAGCGCTCGCCGGTGCTGCCGCCGGCCAGGCCGCAGCCCTTGCCGGCCACGGGCGAGGGTATTCGCCTGCAAGACGTAGGCTTTGCCTACCCGTCGCGCCCCGGCATGCCGTCGCTGGATGGCGTCAGTCTGTGGGTGAAACCGGGCGAGCAGGTGGCACTGGTAGGGCCGTCCGGCGCCGGCAAGAGCACGCTGTTCCAGCTGCTGCTGCGCTTTTACGACCCGCAAGTTGGCCGCATCAGCATCAACGGCGCCGCCGTGGCGCAGCTGGACCCGGCCGAGTTGCGCCGCCACGTCGGCATCGTGCTGCAGGACACGGTGATCTTTGCCGCCAGCGCGCTGGAGAACATCCGCTACGGCCGGACGGAGGCGACTGACGCCGAGGTGATCGCCGCCGCACAGGCAGCCGCGGCGCATGACTTCATCGAAAAACTGCCGCAGGGCTACCACAGCTTTCTGGGTGAGCGCGGGGTGCGGCTGTCCGGCGGCCAGCGCCAGCGCATCGCCATTGCCCGCGCCATCCTGAAGAATCCGCCGATACTGCTGCTGGACGAGGCCACCAGCGCGCTGGATGCCGAGTCGGAGCAGCTGGTGCAGGCGGCGCTGGAGCGCGCCGCGGCCAATCGCACCACGCTGGTGATCGCCCACCGCCTGGCCACGGTGAAGCAGGCGGATCGCATCGTGGTGCTGGACGCCGGCCGCATCGTGGCGGAAGGCCGCCATGAGGAGCTGCTGGCGCGCTCGCCGCTGTACGCAAGGTTGGCCGCATTGCAGTTCGGCGCTGCCGGCAACCATGCGGCTAACCTTGTTGCAGAAGCAGCGGGCGGCGATAATCCCGCCTCCAGTAAATAG
- a CDS encoding FTR1 family protein — MGQVLFIVWRESVEAMLVVGILHAWLSHNAADSGGKRWLWGGVGLGLLLAALLAFGLFAAAELLGPHQDAFQAGMVFAAAALIVHMVLWMRAHGRTLKKDLESGLAQQAGSRNWWGVLTLVAIAVAREGSEAVVFLYGMMAAAPREQLGGMALAGLAGLGLALLTFWLLQLGGKYLSWRLFFRATEIMLLLLAAALFISGVDKLQSMELLPSLIDPLWDSSALLDDMSPAGGVLAALTGYRAHPSLTSLLAYGGYWLAIMALLRWRNGRAATAVRSAA; from the coding sequence GGAGGCGATGCTGGTGGTGGGCATTCTGCACGCCTGGCTGTCGCACAACGCGGCGGACAGCGGCGGCAAGCGCTGGCTGTGGGGCGGGGTAGGGCTGGGCTTACTGTTGGCCGCATTGCTGGCCTTCGGCCTGTTTGCCGCCGCCGAGCTGCTGGGCCCGCATCAGGATGCCTTCCAGGCCGGCATGGTGTTCGCGGCCGCCGCGCTGATCGTGCACATGGTGCTGTGGATGCGCGCGCATGGCCGCACGCTGAAGAAAGACCTGGAGTCCGGTCTGGCGCAGCAGGCCGGCAGCCGCAACTGGTGGGGCGTGCTGACCCTGGTGGCCATTGCCGTGGCGCGCGAAGGCAGCGAGGCGGTGGTGTTCCTGTACGGCATGATGGCCGCTGCGCCGCGCGAGCAGCTGGGTGGCATGGCACTGGCGGGGCTGGCCGGCCTCGGCCTGGCGCTGCTGACTTTCTGGCTGCTGCAGCTGGGGGGCAAATACCTGTCGTGGCGGCTGTTCTTCCGCGCTACCGAAATCATGCTGCTGCTGTTGGCCGCAGCGCTGTTCATCAGCGGTGTGGACAAGCTGCAGTCCATGGAACTGCTGCCGTCGCTGATCGACCCGCTGTGGGACAGTTCGGCACTGCTGGACGACATGTCGCCGGCCGGCGGCGTGCTGGCCGCGCTTACCGGCTACCGTGCCCACCCGTCGCTCACCAGCCTGCTGGCCTATGGCGGCTACTGGCTGGCGATCATGGCACTGCTGCGCTGGCGTAACGGCCGGGCAGCAACGGCAGTGCGGAGCGCGGCATGA
- the trxA gene encoding thioredoxin TrxA: MSSELILHVTDDSFEQEVLKAQGPVLVDYWAEWCGPCKMIAPILDDVAKEYQGRLTIAKLNIDQNEATPPKFGIRGIPTLMLFKNGEVAATKVGALSKTQLIEFLNAQL; encoded by the coding sequence ATGAGCAGCGAGCTGATTCTGCATGTAACCGATGATTCTTTTGAGCAGGAAGTTCTGAAAGCCCAAGGCCCGGTACTGGTGGATTACTGGGCGGAATGGTGCGGCCCGTGCAAGATGATCGCGCCGATCCTGGACGACGTGGCCAAGGAATACCAGGGCCGCCTGACCATCGCCAAGCTGAACATCGACCAGAACGAAGCCACCCCGCCGAAGTTCGGCATCCGCGGCATCCCCACCCTGATGCTGTTCAAGAACGGCGAAGTGGCCGCCACCAAGGTGGGCGCACTGTCCAAGACCCAGCTGATCGAGTTTCTGAACGCCCAGCTGTAA
- the corA gene encoding magnesium/cobalt transporter CorA → MLINCVAYQNGRKLADLPREDIHDYLLRPDCFVWVALREPDPAELDAMAQQFELHELAVEDARNGHQRPKLEEYGDTLFCVLQTLEPTESGELRVGEMDLFVGANFVLSIRNGTRQGFQSVRDRCEHEPELLQIGAGFVFYALIDAVVDRYFAVMHQLEDELDELEERLFNRKSSARRNIEDLYSLKRKLVTVSHAVIPLHEAVARLHGGRVPRVCGGLHDYYRDVDDHLARIIRSLESQRDMLATAIQVNLAMISLDDSSVSKQLAAWAALFAVPTMIAGIYGMNFQNMPELKSVDGYPVTLLVMAVLDLLLWWRFKKVGWL, encoded by the coding sequence ATGCTGATCAACTGCGTTGCCTACCAGAACGGCCGGAAACTGGCCGACCTGCCGCGCGAGGACATCCACGACTACCTGCTGCGCCCGGACTGCTTTGTGTGGGTGGCGCTGCGCGAGCCGGACCCAGCGGAACTGGACGCCATGGCGCAGCAGTTCGAACTGCACGAACTGGCAGTGGAGGACGCGCGCAACGGCCACCAGCGCCCCAAGCTGGAGGAATACGGCGATACCCTGTTCTGCGTGCTGCAGACACTGGAGCCCACCGAATCGGGCGAGTTGCGCGTAGGCGAGATGGACCTGTTCGTGGGCGCCAACTTCGTGCTGTCCATCCGCAATGGCACGCGCCAGGGCTTCCAGAGCGTGCGCGACCGCTGCGAGCATGAACCGGAGCTGCTGCAGATTGGCGCCGGCTTCGTGTTCTACGCGCTGATAGATGCAGTGGTGGACCGCTACTTTGCCGTGATGCACCAGCTGGAGGACGAGCTGGACGAACTGGAAGAGCGGCTGTTCAACCGCAAGAGTTCGGCACGACGCAATATCGAGGACCTGTACAGCCTCAAACGCAAGCTGGTCACCGTCAGCCACGCCGTGATCCCGCTGCACGAAGCAGTGGCACGCCTGCACGGCGGCCGCGTGCCGCGGGTGTGCGGCGGGCTGCACGACTACTACCGTGACGTGGACGACCACCTCGCACGCATCATCCGCAGCCTGGAATCGCAGCGCGACATGCTCGCTACCGCCATCCAGGTGAACCTGGCAATGATCTCGCTGGACGACTCCAGCGTGAGCAAGCAGCTGGCGGCCTGGGCGGCGCTGTTCGCGGTGCCCACCATGATCGCCGGCATCTACGGCATGAACTTCCAGAACATGCCGGAGCTGAAAAGCGTGGACGGCTACCCGGTAACGCTGCTGGTGATGGCGGTGCTGGACCTGCTGCTGTGGTGGCGCTTCAAGAAGGTGGGGTGGTTGTAG
- a CDS encoding 4Fe-4S binding protein: MSCSGSMALRPAGRLARLGDWLRDHAGLIRGLQWLVVLVYAVLLVVPAMLPLPDDTAHVWNNLTIVAEFAFWGIWWPFVLLSMLLFGRLWCGVLCPEGALAEWASRHGRGRPIPRWMRWGGWPFVAFVCTTVYGQMVSVYQYPKAALLVLGGSTVAAVAVGYWYTRGKRAWCRYLCPVNGVFALLSKLAPVHFRVDQAAWQQGGPARRSIAIKAVDCAPLQPISQMQGGSGCHMCGRCSSHRDAVTLSLRSPSDEIVRVAAREADGWQTLLIVFGLMGVAIGAFHWSASPWFVALKQGLAEWLVAHEWFWPLETNAPWWLFTHYPEKNDVFSWLDGSLLLGYIAATALLLGTVSMLLLALAVRLGGRWQRQRLHHLAQALIPLAGCGVFLGLTAVTLALLRGEGLYWYWINQLRLALLLAANLWSLWLAHGIVQLWQPRWLRRVPVLLAFTGVLLWVDSAWGWLFWWW; this comes from the coding sequence ATGAGTTGTAGCGGCAGCATGGCCTTGCGCCCGGCCGGCCGCCTGGCCCGCCTCGGCGACTGGCTGCGCGATCACGCCGGGCTGATCCGCGGCCTGCAGTGGCTGGTCGTGCTGGTGTACGCGGTATTGCTGGTGGTGCCGGCCATGCTGCCGCTGCCGGACGACACCGCGCACGTGTGGAACAACCTCACCATCGTCGCCGAGTTCGCGTTCTGGGGCATCTGGTGGCCGTTCGTGCTGCTGTCCATGCTGCTGTTCGGCCGCCTGTGGTGTGGCGTGCTGTGCCCGGAGGGCGCGCTGGCAGAATGGGCATCGCGCCATGGCCGCGGCCGGCCGATTCCGCGCTGGATGCGCTGGGGCGGCTGGCCGTTCGTGGCATTCGTCTGTACCACCGTGTACGGCCAGATGGTCAGCGTCTACCAGTACCCCAAGGCAGCACTGCTGGTGCTGGGCGGCTCCACCGTGGCAGCCGTGGCGGTGGGCTACTGGTACACCCGCGGCAAGCGCGCCTGGTGCCGCTACCTGTGCCCGGTCAATGGCGTGTTCGCGCTGTTGTCCAAGCTGGCGCCGGTGCACTTCCGTGTTGACCAGGCCGCCTGGCAGCAGGGCGGCCCGGCCCGGCGCAGCATTGCCATCAAGGCGGTGGATTGCGCGCCGTTGCAGCCGATCAGCCAGATGCAGGGCGGCAGCGGCTGCCATATGTGCGGGCGCTGCAGCAGCCATCGCGATGCGGTAACGCTGAGCCTGCGCTCGCCGTCGGACGAGATCGTGCGCGTGGCCGCGCGCGAGGCGGACGGCTGGCAGACGCTGCTGATCGTGTTCGGCCTGATGGGCGTGGCCATCGGCGCCTTCCACTGGAGCGCCAGCCCGTGGTTCGTCGCCCTCAAGCAGGGCCTGGCCGAATGGCTGGTGGCGCACGAATGGTTCTGGCCGCTGGAAACCAATGCGCCGTGGTGGCTGTTCACCCACTACCCGGAAAAGAACGACGTATTCAGCTGGCTGGATGGCAGCCTGCTGCTGGGCTACATCGCGGCTACCGCGCTGCTGCTGGGCACGGTGAGCATGTTGCTGCTGGCGCTGGCCGTACGCCTGGGCGGGCGCTGGCAACGGCAGCGGCTGCATCACCTGGCGCAGGCGCTGATTCCGCTGGCCGGCTGCGGCGTGTTCCTCGGCCTCACCGCGGTAACGCTGGCCCTGCTGCGCGGCGAGGGCCTCTACTGGTACTGGATCAACCAGCTGCGCCTGGCGCTGCTGCTTGCGGCCAACCTTTGGTCGCTGTGGCTGGCGCACGGCATCGTACAGCTGTGGCAGCCACGCTGGCTGCGTCGGGTGCCGGTGCTGCTGGCGTTTACCGGCGTGTTGCTGTGGGTGGATAGCGCCTGGGGCTGGCTGTTCTGGTGGTGGTAG
- the rho gene encoding transcription termination factor Rho — MHLTDLKRTHVSELVEMAIANEIDGASRLRKQDLLFALLKNQAKKGESIFGEGTLEVLPDGFGFLRSPDSSYLAGPDDIYVSPSQIRRFNLHTGDTIEGEIRTPKEGERYFALVKVDKVNGGPPEQAKNKILFENLTPLFPTERLNLERDIRGEENITSRLIDLISPIGKGQRGLLVAPPKSGKTVMLKHIAHAITSNHPEVEMIVLLIDERPEEVTEMQRSVKGEVVSSTFDEPATRHVQVAEMVIEKAKRLVEHKKDVVILLDSITRLARAYNTVIPASGKVLTGGVDANALQRPKRFFGAARNIEEGGSLTIIATALVDTGSRMDDVIYEEFKGTGNMEIHLDRRMAEKRIFPAININRSGTRREELLIPQEQLQRIWVLRKLLYPMDDLEAMEFMLDKLRATKSNLAFFDSMRR; from the coding sequence ATGCACCTCACTGATCTCAAGCGTACGCATGTGAGCGAACTCGTCGAAATGGCCATTGCCAATGAAATCGACGGTGCCAGCCGCCTGCGCAAGCAGGATTTGCTCTTTGCCCTTTTGAAAAACCAGGCCAAAAAAGGCGAAAGCATCTTTGGCGAAGGTACGCTGGAAGTGCTGCCGGACGGCTTCGGTTTCCTGCGCAGCCCGGATTCCTCCTACCTGGCCGGCCCGGATGACATCTATGTCAGCCCGTCGCAGATCCGCCGCTTCAACCTGCACACCGGCGATACCATCGAGGGCGAGATCCGCACCCCGAAGGAAGGCGAACGCTACTTCGCGCTGGTGAAGGTGGACAAGGTGAACGGCGGCCCGCCGGAGCAGGCCAAGAACAAGATCCTGTTCGAGAACCTTACCCCGCTGTTCCCGACCGAGCGCCTGAACCTGGAGCGCGACATCCGCGGCGAGGAAAACATCACCAGCCGCCTGATCGACCTGATCTCGCCGATCGGCAAGGGCCAGCGCGGCCTGCTGGTGGCACCGCCGAAGTCCGGCAAGACCGTGATGCTCAAGCACATCGCTCACGCCATCACCAGCAATCATCCGGAAGTGGAGATGATCGTGCTGCTGATCGACGAACGCCCGGAAGAAGTGACCGAGATGCAGCGTTCGGTGAAGGGCGAAGTGGTGTCCTCCACCTTCGACGAACCGGCCACCCGCCACGTGCAGGTTGCCGAAATGGTGATCGAGAAGGCCAAGCGCCTGGTGGAGCACAAGAAGGACGTGGTGATCCTGCTGGATTCCATAACCCGTCTGGCGCGCGCCTACAACACCGTGATTCCGGCTTCCGGCAAGGTGCTGACCGGTGGTGTGGACGCCAACGCGCTGCAGCGCCCGAAGCGCTTCTTCGGTGCCGCCCGTAATATCGAGGAAGGCGGCTCGCTCACCATCATCGCCACCGCACTGGTAGATACCGGCTCGCGCATGGATGACGTGATCTACGAAGAATTCAAGGGTACCGGCAACATGGAAATCCACCTTGACCGTCGCATGGCGGAAAAGCGGATTTTCCCGGCCATCAACATCAACCGCTCCGGCACCCGCCGCGAAGAGCTGCTGATTCCGCAGGAACAGCTGCAGCGCATCTGGGTGCTGCGCAAGCTGCTGTACCCGATGGATGACCTGGAAGCGATGGAGTTCATGCTCGACAAGCTGCGGGCAACCAAGTCCAACCTGGCGTTCTTCGATTCGATGCGCCGCTAG
- the fabI gene encoding enoyl-ACP reductase FabI, with the protein MGFLQGKKILITGMISNRSIAYGIAQACHREGAELAFTYVVDKLEERVREMAADFGSSLVYRCDVQNDDEINQLFVDLGKTWDGLDGLVHAIAFAPRESLEGDFLDALSREAFQTAHDVSAYSFPALAKAARPMMQGRNAALLTLSYLGAVRAIPNYNVMGLAKASLEASVRFMAASLGKDGIRVNGISAGPIKTLAAAGISGFGKLLSMAANQSCLRRNVTTEEVGNSAAFLLSDLASGITGEITYVDAGFSINSLNVPDA; encoded by the coding sequence ATGGGTTTCCTGCAAGGCAAGAAGATTCTGATCACCGGGATGATCTCCAATCGTTCCATTGCCTACGGCATCGCACAGGCCTGTCACCGCGAAGGCGCCGAACTGGCCTTCACCTACGTGGTGGACAAGCTGGAAGAGCGCGTGCGCGAAATGGCCGCCGACTTCGGCAGCAGCCTGGTATACCGCTGCGACGTGCAGAACGACGACGAAATCAACCAGCTGTTCGTCGACCTGGGCAAGACCTGGGACGGGCTGGATGGCCTGGTGCACGCCATTGCCTTCGCCCCGCGCGAATCGCTGGAAGGCGACTTCCTGGACGCCCTGTCCCGCGAAGCATTCCAGACCGCGCATGACGTGTCTGCCTACAGCTTCCCGGCACTGGCCAAGGCCGCGCGCCCGATGATGCAGGGCCGCAATGCCGCACTGCTGACCCTGTCCTACCTGGGTGCGGTACGTGCCATCCCGAACTACAACGTGATGGGTCTGGCCAAGGCCAGCCTGGAAGCCTCGGTACGCTTCATGGCTGCCAGCCTGGGCAAGGACGGCATCCGTGTGAACGGCATTTCCGCCGGCCCGATCAAGACCCTGGCCGCCGCCGGCATCTCCGGCTTCGGCAAGCTGCTGAGCATGGCTGCCAACCAGTCCTGTCTGCGCCGCAACGTGACCACCGAGGAAGTGGGCAACTCCGCCGCCTTCCTGCTGTCGGACCTGGCTTCCGGCATTACCGGTGAGATCACCTACGTTGACGCCGGCTTCAGCATCAACTCGCTGAACGTACCGGACGCATAA
- a CDS encoding CoA pyrophosphatase, whose product MASWLAGFAGLQVGDEDGLGLRLPPAKAAAVLVAVHWQDGEWRILLTRRTPHLRSHAGQISFPGGRIEPEDASARVAALREAEEEVGLPPALVRVVAELPDYDTVTGYRITPVLALLQGSFLPQPSPQEVAEVFSLPLALALDESAYERHPYVRDGVAGHFYALRYGDYFIWGATAAMLRRLARHHAANS is encoded by the coding sequence ATGGCAAGCTGGCTGGCCGGCTTTGCCGGCTTGCAGGTTGGCGACGAGGACGGCCTGGGCCTGCGTTTGCCGCCGGCCAAGGCGGCGGCGGTGCTGGTGGCCGTGCACTGGCAGGACGGCGAGTGGCGCATCCTGCTCACCCGCCGCACGCCGCATCTGCGCAGCCACGCCGGGCAGATCAGCTTTCCCGGCGGCCGTATCGAGCCCGAGGATGCCAGCGCCCGCGTAGCGGCGCTGCGCGAGGCGGAAGAGGAGGTGGGGTTGCCGCCGGCACTGGTGCGCGTGGTGGCCGAGCTGCCGGATTACGATACGGTAACCGGCTACCGCATCACGCCGGTGCTGGCACTGCTGCAAGGCTCGTTCCTGCCGCAGCCGTCGCCACAGGAGGTGGCCGAGGTGTTCTCGCTGCCGCTGGCGCTGGCGCTGGATGAAAGTGCCTACGAGCGCCACCCTTATGTGCGCGACGGTGTGGCCGGCCACTTCTATGCGCTGCGCTATGGCGACTACTTCATCTGGGGCGCTACCGCAGCGATGCTGCGGCGACTGGCGCGGCATCATGCGGCCAACTCCTGA